One window of Perca fluviatilis chromosome 12, GENO_Pfluv_1.0, whole genome shotgun sequence genomic DNA carries:
- the LOC120570304 gene encoding ASNSD1 upstream open reading frame protein-like has product MSSKSRDNDDNFEGQSAHKEEMNRKIKEQKVVVDELSNLKKNRKVYIQQRNSNIFFLADRSQTLGLCKKELDNMKKDLQDM; this is encoded by the exons ATGTCTTCGAAAAGTCGGGATAACGACGACAACTTTGAAGGACAGTCTGCACATAAGGAGGAAATGAACAGAAAG ATCAAGGAGCAGAAGGTTGTAGTGGACGAGCTCTCCAATCTGAAGAAAAACAGG AAAGTCTACATCCAGCAGAGGAACAGTAACATATTCTTCCTAGCAGACAGAAGTCAGACACTGGGTTTGTGCAAAA AGGAACTGGATAACATGAAAAAGGATCTGCAGGATATGTAA